Proteins found in one Bacteroidota bacterium genomic segment:
- a CDS encoding virulence RhuM family protein → MTNSELLLYQTEDGQTKIDVRLEEETVWLSQAQMVELFQTTKQNISLHIKNIYEEGELDEISTVKDYLTVQTEGKRKVQRNIATYNLDVVISVGYRVKSHRGTQFRIWATKQLKEYIVKGFVLNDEKLKETGHTNQYFEELFERIRDIRSSEKIFYAKVRDIYTTAIDYDASTEESQLFFKSVQNKMHWAIHGHTASEIISKRVDSEKQNMGLTTWKNSPKGKIRKADVSIAKNYLREDELKDLNLIVDQYLSFAELQARNRNPMYMSDWLKKLHDFMTLNDREILEHAGTIWAKLAKELAEAEYEKYRKKMIDFDDAKEIKELEAGLKKLENKKGKK, encoded by the coding sequence ATGACCAACTCAGAACTACTACTATACCAAACCGAAGACGGACAAACCAAAATTGATGTCCGATTGGAAGAAGAAACCGTTTGGCTTTCGCAGGCGCAAATGGTAGAGCTTTTTCAAACCACCAAACAGAATATTAGCCTACATATAAAAAACATATACGAGGAAGGCGAACTGGACGAAATTTCAACTGTCAAGGATTACTTGACAGTTCAAACCGAAGGCAAGCGCAAGGTTCAGCGGAATATTGCTACTTATAATCTCGATGTAGTTATTTCAGTTGGTTACAGGGTAAAGTCGCATCGTGGTACACAATTTCGGATTTGGGCAACTAAACAATTAAAAGAATATATAGTTAAAGGTTTTGTTCTTAACGATGAAAAACTAAAAGAAACAGGACACACCAACCAGTACTTCGAGGAACTGTTTGAGCGAATTCGGGATATTCGTAGTTCCGAAAAGATTTTCTACGCAAAAGTCAGGGATATTTACACTACCGCAATTGACTATGATGCGTCAACAGAAGAGAGCCAGTTGTTTTTCAAGTCGGTTCAAAACAAAATGCATTGGGCAATACATGGTCATACTGCATCGGAGATAATTTCAAAACGTGTCGATTCTGAAAAACAGAACATGGGCTTAACAACATGGAAAAATTCACCAAAAGGAAAAATCAGGAAAGCAGATGTTTCCATTGCCAAAAACTACCTGAGAGAAGATGAATTGAAAGATTTGAACTTGATTGTTGACCAGTATCTTTCGTTTGCCGAACTTCAAGCCCGAAACCGTAACCCAATGTATATGAGTGACTGGCTTAAAAAATTGCACGATTTTATGACACTCAACGACAGGGAGATTTTGGAACATGCAGGAACAATTTGGGCAAAATTGGCAAAAGAATTGGCAGAAGCGGAATACGAAAAATATCGAAAGAAAATGATTGATTTTGATGATGCGAAAGAGATTAAAGAGTTAGAAGCAGGACTAAAAAAATTGGAAAATAAAAAAGGAAAAAAATAA